One window of Esox lucius isolate fEsoLuc1 chromosome 25, fEsoLuc1.pri, whole genome shotgun sequence genomic DNA carries:
- the tnip2 gene encoding TNFAIP3-interacting protein 2 isoform X1, producing the protein MDVNLDNDALKAKIRSCNTLNTFYHETQLEIDTLSKKICKRDNLIADLKSRLGKYENTCINVEGYDPVVIGPSKSLLESLCKEICKLKQKWKDTETNATQQAELCQQQIQRLQQDLREKEREIESVTRRPDHEKDQEIQKLRSALAERDRVQATRAVLCSSLAEEADQLRGQLGATVRVCQELLARLERANKGGETVTEEVEMQKKAKEMLDFSEAERVESLVSKLQEENHLLKQRVAYVEGLNSKWQKYDLSREEYVRGLCQRLKESSALMTSSSPAPGVGTAVRPRHIQEPGNCLGMVPGFASANTGLLQQEIVRLNGLLEEKIKDSRKLGRELEESRRRHQDRIQTLEQQVLIYTDDFKSERRDRERAHGRIQDLQEEVSRLQEQLHAQAKIPARDATSACRLRHRISPHSRPDSAEPVIRNIAEPPAAKRQSVNLAGAPAAALATGPAWTVRQGLSELQCPRCLTTYDDAHTAEYLNHCEECAKL; encoded by the exons ATGGATGTCAATTTGGATAATGATGCGCTGAAAGCAAAGATACGGAGCTGTAATACACTGAATACTTTCTACCACGAAACCCAACTGGAAATTGACACATTAAGTAAGAAAATCTGCAAAAGAGACAATTTAATCGCTGATTTAAAATCGAGATTGGGAAAATACGAGAATACTTGTATCAATGTGGAAGGATATGACCCAGTTGTCATAGGTCCATCAAAGTCTTTGCTGGAAAGTTTATGCAAAGAAATCTGCAAACTGAAGCAAAAATGgaaagacacagaaacaaatgcaaCTCAGCAAGCAGAGTTATGCCAACAA CAGATACAGAGGTTGCAACAGGATTTGCGGGAGAAGGAGCGAGAGATAGAAAGTGTAACCCGTCGGCCGGACCACGAGAAGGACCAGGAGATTCAGAAGCTTCGCTCGGCCCTGGCCGAGAGGGACCGTGTCCAGGCCACTCGGGCTGTCCTGTGCTCTTCGTTGGCTGAAGAGGCCGACCAGCTCCGTGGCCAACTGGGGGCCACGGTCAGGGTGTGTCAAGAGCTACTTGCCCGACTAGAGAGAGCAAATAAAGGAGGAGAGACTGTGACAGAGGAGGTGGAAATGCAAAAGAAGGCAAAAGAG ATGTTGGATTTTTCTGAAGCTGAACGCGTTGAATCCCTGGTCAGCAAACTTCAAGAAGAGAACCATTTACTAAAACAAAGAGTGGCATAC GTGGAAGGTCTGAACTCCAAATGGCAGAAGTATGACTTGAGCCGGGAAGAGTATGTGAGGGGTTTGTGTCAAAGGCTGAAGgagtcaagtgccctaatgacTTCTTCCAGCCCTGCTCCAGGTGTGGGGACAGCAGTCAGACCCAGGCATATACAGGAACCTGGGAATTGTCTTGGTATGGTGCCCGGGTTTGCCTCAGCTAACACAGGGTTGCTGCAGCAGGAGATAGTGAGGCTCAATGGCCTACTGGAGGAGAAGATTAAGGACAGTAGGAAGTTGGGAAGAGAGCTGGAGGAGAGCCGTAGAAGACATCAGGACCGTATCCAAACACTGGAGCAACAG GTTCTCATCTACACAGATGACTTTAAGTCAGAaagaagagacagggagagagcaCATGGCAGGATCCAGGACCTGCAAGAGGAGGTGTCTCGGCTACAGGAGCAGCTGCATGCTCAGGCAAAG ATTCCTGCCAGAGATGCCACTTCAGCCTGCCGACTAAGACACCGGATCTCCCCACACTCTCGCCCAGACTCAGCCGAACCGGTGATTCGGAACATTGCCGAACCGCCTGCAGCCAAGCGACAAAGCGTGAATTTGGCTGGGGCGCCTGCTGCGGCCCTAGCCACTGGTCCCGCTTGGACAGTGCGCCAAGGCTTATCAGAACTCCAATGCCCACGATGCCTCACCACGTACGATGACGCCCATACTGCGGAGTACCTAAATCACTGTGAGGAGTGTGCAAAGCTATGA
- the tnip2 gene encoding TNFAIP3-interacting protein 2 isoform X2 — MERHRNKCNSASRVMPTSPPYSPLPPQQIQRLQQDLREKEREIESVTRRPDHEKDQEIQKLRSALAERDRVQATRAVLCSSLAEEADQLRGQLGATVRVCQELLARLERANKGGETVTEEVEMQKKAKEMLDFSEAERVESLVSKLQEENHLLKQRVAYVEGLNSKWQKYDLSREEYVRGLCQRLKESSALMTSSSPAPGVGTAVRPRHIQEPGNCLGMVPGFASANTGLLQQEIVRLNGLLEEKIKDSRKLGRELEESRRRHQDRIQTLEQQVLIYTDDFKSERRDRERAHGRIQDLQEEVSRLQEQLHAQAKIPARDATSACRLRHRISPHSRPDSAEPVIRNIAEPPAAKRQSVNLAGAPAAALATGPAWTVRQGLSELQCPRCLTTYDDAHTAEYLNHCEECAKL; from the exons ATGgaaagacacagaaacaaatgcaaCTCAGCAAGCAGAGTTATGCCAACAA GCCCACCCTATTCCCCACTCCCTCCACAGCAGATACAGAGGTTGCAACAGGATTTGCGGGAGAAGGAGCGAGAGATAGAAAGTGTAACCCGTCGGCCGGACCACGAGAAGGACCAGGAGATTCAGAAGCTTCGCTCGGCCCTGGCCGAGAGGGACCGTGTCCAGGCCACTCGGGCTGTCCTGTGCTCTTCGTTGGCTGAAGAGGCCGACCAGCTCCGTGGCCAACTGGGGGCCACGGTCAGGGTGTGTCAAGAGCTACTTGCCCGACTAGAGAGAGCAAATAAAGGAGGAGAGACTGTGACAGAGGAGGTGGAAATGCAAAAGAAGGCAAAAGAG ATGTTGGATTTTTCTGAAGCTGAACGCGTTGAATCCCTGGTCAGCAAACTTCAAGAAGAGAACCATTTACTAAAACAAAGAGTGGCATAC GTGGAAGGTCTGAACTCCAAATGGCAGAAGTATGACTTGAGCCGGGAAGAGTATGTGAGGGGTTTGTGTCAAAGGCTGAAGgagtcaagtgccctaatgacTTCTTCCAGCCCTGCTCCAGGTGTGGGGACAGCAGTCAGACCCAGGCATATACAGGAACCTGGGAATTGTCTTGGTATGGTGCCCGGGTTTGCCTCAGCTAACACAGGGTTGCTGCAGCAGGAGATAGTGAGGCTCAATGGCCTACTGGAGGAGAAGATTAAGGACAGTAGGAAGTTGGGAAGAGAGCTGGAGGAGAGCCGTAGAAGACATCAGGACCGTATCCAAACACTGGAGCAACAG GTTCTCATCTACACAGATGACTTTAAGTCAGAaagaagagacagggagagagcaCATGGCAGGATCCAGGACCTGCAAGAGGAGGTGTCTCGGCTACAGGAGCAGCTGCATGCTCAGGCAAAG ATTCCTGCCAGAGATGCCACTTCAGCCTGCCGACTAAGACACCGGATCTCCCCACACTCTCGCCCAGACTCAGCCGAACCGGTGATTCGGAACATTGCCGAACCGCCTGCAGCCAAGCGACAAAGCGTGAATTTGGCTGGGGCGCCTGCTGCGGCCCTAGCCACTGGTCCCGCTTGGACAGTGCGCCAAGGCTTATCAGAACTCCAATGCCCACGATGCCTCACCACGTACGATGACGCCCATACTGCGGAGTACCTAAATCACTGTGAGGAGTGTGCAAAGCTATGA